AAATTTACAGTTTCGTTTCTCCAGTTTGAAGCAGCAGATGGAACGAATGATGTAGTTGAAGCAGCCATTGTAGACAAAGTAGCTCCTGATTTATTGTAAGCAGTTGCCCAAGTAGTTCCACAGTTTGTAGAAACTTCAACTTTTAAGTTATCATTTTCAGATGAGTACTGACGGTAAGCAACATCAAACGTCATTGTATGTCCAGTTCCAGTTAAGAAAGACATTGGCTCTAATGTTACCATATCAATATCTCCAGAAGGAATATTGAACCACATCAATTTGATACTTTTTGAAGAAGAATAACCGGTAGTTGCATTTTCCCAAGTTAATGCATCACCACCATTGCTAATCGTCCAAGCTGCAGGCATACCAGATGCTTCAAAAGATTGAACAGTTAATGCTCCACCAGTTGAAGGATAAATGATAAAGTTAGCAGTTGTTGAGTTGTTTGTTGCAGTTGGATCAGCAACACCATTTGGATTAGAAACTTCACAAGTAATTGTGTGAGATCCCGGTACCGAAGAACCAACTTTAACACCTGTAAATGTAGTGTTGCCATAAGTTGCTAAAGAACCTGTCCAAGTGAATGTTTTTTGAGTAACACCATCCACTTTTAATGTGATTGTTGCAGAAGTTAATGTTGTAGTTCCTACGTTACCAATACGGAAAGTAGGAGTTACGCTATCACAAGAAGCTAAAGATGTGTTTAATGCAGATGATAACATCATTTGAGCATCAACAGCAGCAGTAGCAACTGAACATGAAGATTTTGCAGCATACAATGTAGTCATTGGTGCTTGACCAACTTCTGTAATTGAACGATCTGGGCAAATCATGTAAATGGTTGGAAAATAACCAATTGCATAGTTTGCGTTGAAAGTAGTTGTTGCAGACGCAGAAGGGTTAATGATTGGGTAAGTTGTTCCTGTTACCCAGTCACCTTGCGATGCTGCAGTTGTTCCATTTAAATCAGCTAAAGTTGTTGCTCCATCACCTTCGATGTAGAATACCATTAACTCATTTGTTCCACCCGGACCATAGTTATCATAAAGATCTCTTAAAGCATGGGTGTTGTGGTATCCCCAACATGGCCCACACCAAGTAGCAGATACGTCAATGAATACTGTTTTGCCAGCATTTAAATAGGTGTACAAGTTATGTGTGGTACCATTTAAGTCAGTAAGTGTCCAATCCGGAGCGATGCTTCCATCGGCCAATTGTGCCTTACTTTCAACAGCTGTGAAGGTTAAAGTCACAGCCGCGATAAGTTGTAAAATTTTTTTCATTTTCATTTGGGATTTAGGTTAATTATAAAGCTTGAGATTTTGTTTCACGAATAACGAATTTAGCACTTATTTAAAAGAAAAACAAAATAAATTCAGTTCTTTTCTATTCATTCGATAAACCAAATTTAGACGACCACTCATCCGTTTTCAAGTGCAATTAAATTTAATATTAGCATTTGAATGTTGCCAATAAGCATAAAAATCAATAAAAACAGTGCTTTTGTGAAGTAAAAATTTAGTATTCGATGACTATGTTTTGCAAGAAATTTTCATTTTTTTTGTAGATAATTGAAATAAAAGGTTTTAATTTGTCATTCTATAACATTGATTGAAGTGAAAACATCAGATAATTTATTCAAGCTGGTTAAGTCGTTAAGTAAATCGGAAAAGGGCTATTTTAAAAAGTATGCCAACTTTCACGTACGTAATGAACAGAATAATTACACAAAAATTTTTGATGCGATTGATAATCAAAAGGAATACGATGAAAAGAAGATTTTGCAGAAGTTCAGGACAGAACGCTTCATCAATCAATTTGCCGTAGCCAAAAATTATCTCTACGATATGATTTTGGAAAGTTTAGAAGCCTATCATAAAAATTCAACAACCGAAATCCGCAGTATCCTCAACCGTATTGAAATATTGGTTGATAAGGGATTGCATTCACAAGCCAAAAAATTGCTTAAAAAGGCGAAGGAAATGGCACTTACAAACGAAAAGCTTACTTATATTCCTGAAATAAATTTAATGGAACAAAGTATCTATCGAATGCAGTACGATGTTGGTGACATTAAGGATAACTCCGATAATTTGATTGAGGAAATTGAACAATGTGCTATGAAAATTAAAAACATGGCCGAGTTCGAAAGTCTGAAAAACAGACTGTATGTGCAGCGAATCGAAATGGGCGTTCTTCGCAACGAGAGAGAAATTAAGAGCTACGATTGGTTTTTAAAAAATCCGCTTTTAAAAAACGACAAACAGGCGCTTTCCATTAATGCAAAGGTGTTGTATTTTGAGTTGTATGCAAGTTATTATAACTACATCGAAGACCATAATAAATGTTATGAGTTTTCATCTAAACTCATCAGTTTGCTGGAGTTGAATCCACAAGTAATCGAAACGAATGTCAATTTTCCGACTCAGTTTTTATACCGTCACAGCATCCAATGTTATAACATCGGAAAGTACCACGAGGCTTTAGAATACATTAGTAAAATGGAAATTTTAAAGCCCAAAAGTGACGTTCAAAAGCTAAACATTCTTTTAAAGGCTTACAATACAAAACTGAATGTCTATTTCCGAATGGGAAACATGAAAAAATGCCTTCAGCTAATTCCTGAAATAGAAGTATTGCTCGAGAAAAACAAAGAGTCAGATAAACTATTAAAAGAAATTATTTATTGGCAAGTAACCGCTCTTTTGATGATTGCTGAAGAATATAAACAGGCGCTGAAATGGTTGGTAAGAGCCAATATTGCAGAAAATTACAACATACGACAGGATTTAGAGTGCATTGGTAGAATCATGGAGATCGTATTGCATTATGAATTAGGGAAATTTGATATTATGGAGTATCGGATAAAGTCAACATATCGTTTCCTTGCCAGCAAACAAAAGCTGTACAAGCTGGAAAAAATCATTTTAACCTCTATTCGTAAGTTGATAAATGTGAATTCCAAAAAGGAATCTATGCTGTTTTTTCAACAGCTACACAAGGAGTTGGAGCCGGTTGTGAAAGATCCGTTGGAAGAAAAATTCTTGGTGTATTTTGATATCATGTCGTGGTTGGAAAGCAAAACAGAAAATAAAAAATTTGCAGAAGTGGTGAAAGGAAAGTTAAAACCATTGCGTGTTTAATGCTTTCCGATTACTAAGAATCAATTTAAAAAACTTGGATTAGTTCGAAACAAATTGTAGATTTGTAAGTATATAAGCTTACAATTAGAAATCATCCCTTTATTTAATAAACGTTTTTACAATGAAAAAAATAATTACTTCTTTTTTATTCGGTGCACTTAGTTTTATTGGATTTGCACAAAATTTGGATGTGTTAGACGAAACACATACTGAGATTTCAAACACCATTTTTGATGTAAATCTTGGTCCGAATACCAGTATCATTACTGAGTTTTTGGTGACCAATACCGATGCTGTTTCCCATACTTACAGATGCAGAAGAACTATTTACTCTGTTGCTGCTGATGATTCTACCCGTTTTTGTTGGGGAGGTTTGTGCTACAACTGGGGAACTAACTTGTCGAGTTTATCACTTGCTGTTGCTCCTGGTGATACTATGGATTTTGCTGATTTTGGTTTCCATGCTGAATTTTTATCGAAACTTTCTACCGCAACAAGAACCGTTCACTATCAGTTTTACAACATTGCAGATGCAAATGATTCAACTGGTATCACCATCCGATATAACTCAACAGTAGGTGTTGATGAATTGGATAAATTTGGAGGCAATATTTCAAATGCTTACCCAAATCCAGCAAATGCAGCAGTTTCAATCAAATACGAATTGAAAGAGTTTTCGCAAAAAGGAAGTGTCGTGTTCTATGATATGTTAGGAAAATCTGTTAAAGCAGTTGCCTTGAACGATAAAAAAGGAACCGCAAAAATTAATGTAGACGATTTAAATTCTGGAGTTTATTTCTATTCACTCTTAGTGGATGGGAAAGCTGTTTCAACGAAAAAGTTAGTGATCAGCTCAAAATAAGAACACTATTTTAAGAGTTCAGAAGCCAGCTTGGGTAAACCAATGCTGGCTTTTTCTTTGATAATTTGCAGATTCGCAATCCCATTAACTTTAATATCACTAGGATCTATCAAGTATTTTGGAATATTTTGAGGTGAATAATCAATAATTCCGGCTGCAGGGTATACCGCCATCGATGTTCCCACAACCATAAAAATATCTGCACGTTCAGCAATCATGTTGGCCGTATCCATCAGTGGTACCATTTCTCCGAACCAAACAATGTGCGGACGAAGTTGTGATCCTTTTTCACATGTATCTCCCAGTTTTATTTCATTACCGCTAATTTTATAAACGAGTGTGGGGTCAACACTGCTGCGGCTTTTGGTGATTTCGCCATGTAGGTGCAATACCTTTTTGGAGCCCGCACGCTCATGTAAATCATCAATGTTCTGTGTAATTATTTGGACGTCAAATTTTTGCTCTAATTCTACCAACGCGTAATGTGCGAGGTTGGGTTTTGCTTCCAACACCTGCTTTCTGCGTTTGTTGTAAAAATCCAATACCAAGGCTTTGTTTTTTTCCCATGCTTGGGGAGTCGCTACCTCATTAATGTCAAATTCTTCCCATAATCCTCCACTGTCCCGAAAGGTTTTAATCCCGCTCTCAGCACTAATTCCAGCACCAGTAAATACAACTAATTTTGGTTTCATGAATCGCTAATGTAAATAATAAAATTGAAAATGCAATTTTATGAACTATTCAAACAAATTACAGCCGGTTTTTCAGATAAAATTGCTCCATTCCCCTCTCCAATTTACTGGAGAGGGTTAGGGTGAGGCCGAAAACACAATTTTCTCTCCTCAATTTGATTGAAAAGACTCGTATTTATTGAGAAATTGTTATATTCGCAATTCAAAAAAAATACCCTAAAAATGGCAAAATTAAGAAAGCAAGATGCGTTGGATTATCACTCACAAGGAAGACCCGGAAAAATCGAGGTAATCCCAACAAAACCGCATAGTTCACAGCGCGACCTTTCATTAGCATATTCTCCCGGAGTGGCAGAACCGTGTTTGGAAATTGAAAAAAATCCCGAAGACGCCTACAAATACACAGCAAAAGGAAATTTAGTCGCAGTTATTTCAAATGGTACTGCGGTACTCGGTTTGGGTAACATTGGCGCATTGGCTTCTAAGCCGGTGATGGAAGGTAAAGGATTGCTCTTCAAAATTTTTGCCGACATTGATGTGTTCGACATTGAAGTAGATGCTACCGACAT
This Bacteroidota bacterium DNA region includes the following protein-coding sequences:
- a CDS encoding choice-of-anchor J domain-containing protein — translated: MKKILQLIAAVTLTFTAVESKAQLADGSIAPDWTLTDLNGTTHNLYTYLNAGKTVFIDVSATWCGPCWGYHNTHALRDLYDNYGPGGTNELMVFYIEGDGATTLADLNGTTAASQGDWVTGTTYPIINPSASATTTFNANYAIGYFPTIYMICPDRSITEVGQAPMTTLYAAKSSCSVATAAVDAQMMLSSALNTSLASCDSVTPTFRIGNVGTTTLTSATITLKVDGVTQKTFTWTGSLATYGNTTFTGVKVGSSVPGSHTITCEVSNPNGVADPTATNNSTTANFIIYPSTGGALTVQSFEASGMPAAWTISNGGDALTWENATTGYSSSKSIKLMWFNIPSGDIDMVTLEPMSFLTGTGHTMTFDVAYRQYSSENDNLKVEVSTNCGTTWATAYNKSGATLSTMAASTTSFVPSAASNWRNETVNLSAYAGQSNVLVRFKGTSAYGNNIYIDNINVAAAVGVEENSLVNGVNVYPNPMANNASVDFNLTAENTVSIVLVNTVGQLVQSENLGNMSTGIHTYQLDASSLSNGLYFLNITVGNNTITKKVSINK
- a CDS encoding T9SS type A sorting domain-containing protein, producing MKKIITSFLFGALSFIGFAQNLDVLDETHTEISNTIFDVNLGPNTSIITEFLVTNTDAVSHTYRCRRTIYSVAADDSTRFCWGGLCYNWGTNLSSLSLAVAPGDTMDFADFGFHAEFLSKLSTATRTVHYQFYNIADANDSTGITIRYNSTVGVDELDKFGGNISNAYPNPANAAVSIKYELKEFSQKGSVVFYDMLGKSVKAVALNDKKGTAKINVDDLNSGVYFYSLLVDGKAVSTKKLVISSK
- a CDS encoding NAD-dependent deacylase; the encoded protein is MKPKLVVFTGAGISAESGIKTFRDSGGLWEEFDINEVATPQAWEKNKALVLDFYNKRRKQVLEAKPNLAHYALVELEQKFDVQIITQNIDDLHERAGSKKVLHLHGEITKSRSSVDPTLVYKISGNEIKLGDTCEKGSQLRPHIVWFGEMVPLMDTANMIAERADIFMVVGTSMAVYPAAGIIDYSPQNIPKYLIDPSDIKVNGIANLQIIKEKASIGLPKLASELLK